In the genome of Oxyura jamaicensis isolate SHBP4307 breed ruddy duck chromosome 13, BPBGC_Ojam_1.0, whole genome shotgun sequence, one region contains:
- the PAIP2 gene encoding polyadenylate-binding protein-interacting protein 2: protein MKDPSRSSTSPSIISEDVIINGHSHEDDNPFAEYMWMENEEEFNRQIEEELWEEEFIERCFQEMLEEEEEHEWFIPARDLPQTMDQIQDQFNDLVISDSSSLEDLVVKSNLNPNAKEFVPGVKYLNI from the exons ATGAAAGATCCAAGTCGCAGCAGCACTAGCCCCAGCATCATCAGCGAAGATGTGATTATCAATGGTCACTCTCACGAAGATGACAATCCCTTTGCGGAGTACATGTGGATGGAGAACGAAGAGGAGTTCAACAGGCAG ATCGAAGAGGAGTTGTGGGAAGAAGAGTTTATTGAGCGCTGTTTCCAGGAGAtgctggaagaagaggaggagcaCGAATGGTTTATTCCAGCCCGTGATCTCCCACAAACAATGGATCAAATCCAGGACCAGTTCAATGACCTTGTTATCAGTGACAGCTCATCACTGGAGGATCTGGTG gTCAAGAGTAATCTGAATCCAAACGCAAAGGAGTTTGTTCCTGGGGTGAAGTACTTAAATATTTGA
- the SLC23A1 gene encoding solute carrier family 23 member 1 isoform X2: MGTHSGDLPQPQPQDASPALARVPAGPPHPHGTGRGPAVDALPPPARQQFDMLYKIEDVPPWYLCILLGFQHYLTCFSGTIAVPFLLAESLCVGKDQLTVSYLIGTIFTCVGITTLIQTTVGIRLPLFQASALAFLVPAKSILALEKWRCPPEEQIYGNWTLPLNTSHIWQPRMREIQGAIVVSSLVEVVIGLLGLPGALLSYIGPLTVTPTVALIGLSVFQAAGERAGSHWGIAALSIVLIVLFAQYLRNVTIRLPGYRWGRGFVLLRVQIFKMFPIILAIMVVWLLCYLLTRTGVFPSSPEEYGYKARTDARGEILSVAPWFRVPYPCQWGLPTVTSAAVLGMFSATLAGIIESIGDYYSCARLAGAPAPPVHAINRGIFTEGISCIIAGLLGTGNGSTSSSPNIGVLGITKVGSRRVIQYGAGIMIVLGTIGKFTALFASLPDPILGGMFCTLFGMITAVGLSNLQFVDMNSSRNLFVLGFAMFFGLTLPNYLDSNPKAINTGVPELDQILTVLLTTEMFVGGSIAFILDNTIPGTREERGLVQWKAGAHADSTSSASLKSYDFPFGMSAVRRCRWLRHVPICPLFTGFSWRPRKSHAAAEGAQDGADGLVVCTKV; encoded by the exons ATGGGGACCCACTCGGGAgacctgccccagccccagccccag gACGCCAGCCCGGCCCTCGCCCGCGTCCCCGCCGGCCCCCCGCATCCCCACGGGACGGGCAGG GGCCCCGCGGTGGatgccctcccccccccggcccggcagCAGTTCGACATGCTCTACAAGATCGAGGACGTGCCCCCCTGGTACCTCTGCATCCTGCTGGGCTTCCAG CATTACCTGACCTGCTTCAGCGGCACCATCGCCGTCCCCTTCCTGCTGGCCGAGAGCCTGTGCGTGGGCAAGGACCAGCTGACCGTCAGCTACCTCATCGGCACCATCTTCACCTGCGTCGGCATCACCACCCTCATCCAGACCACCGTGGGCATCAG gctgcccctgTTCCAGGCGAGTGCGCTGGCCTTCCTCGTCCCCGCCAAGTCCATCCTGGCGCTGGAGAAGTGGCGGTGCCCGCCTGAAG AGCAGATCTATGGCAACTGGACGCTGCCGCTCAACACCTCCCACATCTGGCAGCCCCGCATGCGAGAG ATCCAGGGGGCCATCGTGGTGTCCAGCCTGGTGGAGGTGGTGATcgggctgctggggctccccGGGGCGCTGCTCAGCTACATCGGGCCGCTGACCGTCACCCCCACCGTCGCCCTCATCGGCCTCTCCGTCTTCCAGGCCGCCGGCGAGCGGGCCGGCTCGCACTGGGGCATCGCGGCGCT gTCCATCGTCCTCATCGTGCTGTTCGCCCAGTACCTGAGGAACGTCACCATCCGCCTGCCCGGGTACCGCTGGGGACGGGGCTTCGTCCTGCTGCGCGTGCAGATCTTCAAGATGTTCCCA ATCATCCTGGCCATCATGGTGGTGTGGCTGCTCTGCTACCTGCTGACGCGCACCGGCGtcttccccagcagccccgaGGAGTACGGCTACAAGGCCAGGACGGACGCGCGCGGGGAGATCCTCTCGGTGGCACCCTGGTTCCGTGTCCCCTACCCCT GTCAGTGGGGGCTGCCCACGGTGACCTCGGCGGCCGTGCTGGGCATGTTCAGCGCCACGCTGGCCGGCATCATCGAGTCCATCGGGGATTACTACTCCTGCGCGCGGCTGGCGGGAGCGCCCGCTCCCCCGGTGCATGCCATCAACAG GGGCATTTTCACAGAGGGCATCTCCTGCATCATTGCCGGGCTGCTGGGAACCGGCAACGgctccacctcctccagccccaaCATCGGCGTGCTGGGCATCACCAAG gtggggagcaggagggtgaTCCAGTACGGCGCCGGGATCATGATCGTCCTGGGGACCATCGGCAAGTTCACCGCGCTGTTCGCATCGCTGCCCGACCCCATCCTCGGCGGGATGTTCTGCACGCTGTTCG GCATGATCACGGCCGTCGGCCTCTCCAACCTGCAGTTCGTCGACATGAATTCCTCCCGCAACCTCTTCGTGCTGGGCTTCGCCATGTTTTTCGGGCTGACGCTGCCCAACTACCTGGATTCCAATCCCAAGGCCATTAACACAG GCGTCCCCGAGCTGGACCAGATCCTGACGGTGCTGCTGACGACCGAGATGTTTGTGGGGGGCTCCATCGCCTTCATCCTGGACAACACCATCCCGG GGACGCGCGAGGAGCGGGGACTGGTGCAGTGGAAGGCGGGCGCGCACGCCGACAGCACGTCCTCGGCCAGCCTGAAGAGCTACGACTTCCCCTTCGGGATGAGCGCGGTGCGGAGGTGCCGCTGGCTGCGGCACGTGCCCATCTGCCCGCTCTTCACCGGCTTCAGCTGGCGGCCGAGGAAAAGCCACGCGGCGGCCGAGGGCGCGCAGGACGGCGCCGACGGCCTCGTCGTCTGCACCAAGGTGTGA
- the SLC23A1 gene encoding solute carrier family 23 member 1 isoform X3, protein MGTHSGDLPQPQPQGPAVDALPPPARQQFDMLYKIEDVPPWYLCILLGFQHYLTCFSGTIAVPFLLAESLCVGKDQLTVSYLIGTIFTCVGITTLIQTTVGIRLPLFQASALAFLVPAKSILALEKWRCPPEEQIYGNWTLPLNTSHIWQPRMREIQGAIVVSSLVEVVIGLLGLPGALLSYIGPLTVTPTVALIGLSVFQAAGERAGSHWGIAALSIVLIVLFAQYLRNVTIRLPGYRWGRGFVLLRVQIFKMFPIILAIMVVWLLCYLLTRTGVFPSSPEEYGYKARTDARGEILSVAPWFRVPYPCQWGLPTVTSAAVLGMFSATLAGIIESIGDYYSCARLAGAPAPPVHAINRGIFTEGISCIIAGLLGTGNGSTSSSPNIGVLGITKVGSRRVIQYGAGIMIVLGTIGKFTALFASLPDPILGGMFCTLFGMITAVGLSNLQFVDMNSSRNLFVLGFAMFFGLTLPNYLDSNPKAINTGVPELDQILTVLLTTEMFVGGSIAFILDNTIPGTREERGLVQWKAGAHADSTSSASLKSYDFPFGMSAVRRCRWLRHVPICPLFTGFSWRPRKSHAAAEGAQDGADGLVVCTKV, encoded by the exons ATGGGGACCCACTCGGGAgacctgccccagccccagccccag GGCCCCGCGGTGGatgccctcccccccccggcccggcagCAGTTCGACATGCTCTACAAGATCGAGGACGTGCCCCCCTGGTACCTCTGCATCCTGCTGGGCTTCCAG CATTACCTGACCTGCTTCAGCGGCACCATCGCCGTCCCCTTCCTGCTGGCCGAGAGCCTGTGCGTGGGCAAGGACCAGCTGACCGTCAGCTACCTCATCGGCACCATCTTCACCTGCGTCGGCATCACCACCCTCATCCAGACCACCGTGGGCATCAG gctgcccctgTTCCAGGCGAGTGCGCTGGCCTTCCTCGTCCCCGCCAAGTCCATCCTGGCGCTGGAGAAGTGGCGGTGCCCGCCTGAAG AGCAGATCTATGGCAACTGGACGCTGCCGCTCAACACCTCCCACATCTGGCAGCCCCGCATGCGAGAG ATCCAGGGGGCCATCGTGGTGTCCAGCCTGGTGGAGGTGGTGATcgggctgctggggctccccGGGGCGCTGCTCAGCTACATCGGGCCGCTGACCGTCACCCCCACCGTCGCCCTCATCGGCCTCTCCGTCTTCCAGGCCGCCGGCGAGCGGGCCGGCTCGCACTGGGGCATCGCGGCGCT gTCCATCGTCCTCATCGTGCTGTTCGCCCAGTACCTGAGGAACGTCACCATCCGCCTGCCCGGGTACCGCTGGGGACGGGGCTTCGTCCTGCTGCGCGTGCAGATCTTCAAGATGTTCCCA ATCATCCTGGCCATCATGGTGGTGTGGCTGCTCTGCTACCTGCTGACGCGCACCGGCGtcttccccagcagccccgaGGAGTACGGCTACAAGGCCAGGACGGACGCGCGCGGGGAGATCCTCTCGGTGGCACCCTGGTTCCGTGTCCCCTACCCCT GTCAGTGGGGGCTGCCCACGGTGACCTCGGCGGCCGTGCTGGGCATGTTCAGCGCCACGCTGGCCGGCATCATCGAGTCCATCGGGGATTACTACTCCTGCGCGCGGCTGGCGGGAGCGCCCGCTCCCCCGGTGCATGCCATCAACAG GGGCATTTTCACAGAGGGCATCTCCTGCATCATTGCCGGGCTGCTGGGAACCGGCAACGgctccacctcctccagccccaaCATCGGCGTGCTGGGCATCACCAAG gtggggagcaggagggtgaTCCAGTACGGCGCCGGGATCATGATCGTCCTGGGGACCATCGGCAAGTTCACCGCGCTGTTCGCATCGCTGCCCGACCCCATCCTCGGCGGGATGTTCTGCACGCTGTTCG GCATGATCACGGCCGTCGGCCTCTCCAACCTGCAGTTCGTCGACATGAATTCCTCCCGCAACCTCTTCGTGCTGGGCTTCGCCATGTTTTTCGGGCTGACGCTGCCCAACTACCTGGATTCCAATCCCAAGGCCATTAACACAG GCGTCCCCGAGCTGGACCAGATCCTGACGGTGCTGCTGACGACCGAGATGTTTGTGGGGGGCTCCATCGCCTTCATCCTGGACAACACCATCCCGG GGACGCGCGAGGAGCGGGGACTGGTGCAGTGGAAGGCGGGCGCGCACGCCGACAGCACGTCCTCGGCCAGCCTGAAGAGCTACGACTTCCCCTTCGGGATGAGCGCGGTGCGGAGGTGCCGCTGGCTGCGGCACGTGCCCATCTGCCCGCTCTTCACCGGCTTCAGCTGGCGGCCGAGGAAAAGCCACGCGGCGGCCGAGGGCGCGCAGGACGGCGCCGACGGCCTCGTCGTCTGCACCAAGGTGTGA
- the SLC23A1 gene encoding solute carrier family 23 member 1 isoform X1, producing MLQAPPARWGPQQGCALGTPCCNARSRSGGPTALPGVAGRCPCVPSVPRRPLPRSHGSPGRTLTRLLPLPACQDASPALARVPAGPPHPHGTGRGPAVDALPPPARQQFDMLYKIEDVPPWYLCILLGFQHYLTCFSGTIAVPFLLAESLCVGKDQLTVSYLIGTIFTCVGITTLIQTTVGIRLPLFQASALAFLVPAKSILALEKWRCPPEEQIYGNWTLPLNTSHIWQPRMREIQGAIVVSSLVEVVIGLLGLPGALLSYIGPLTVTPTVALIGLSVFQAAGERAGSHWGIAALSIVLIVLFAQYLRNVTIRLPGYRWGRGFVLLRVQIFKMFPIILAIMVVWLLCYLLTRTGVFPSSPEEYGYKARTDARGEILSVAPWFRVPYPCQWGLPTVTSAAVLGMFSATLAGIIESIGDYYSCARLAGAPAPPVHAINRGIFTEGISCIIAGLLGTGNGSTSSSPNIGVLGITKVGSRRVIQYGAGIMIVLGTIGKFTALFASLPDPILGGMFCTLFGMITAVGLSNLQFVDMNSSRNLFVLGFAMFFGLTLPNYLDSNPKAINTGVPELDQILTVLLTTEMFVGGSIAFILDNTIPGTREERGLVQWKAGAHADSTSSASLKSYDFPFGMSAVRRCRWLRHVPICPLFTGFSWRPRKSHAAAEGAQDGADGLVVCTKV from the exons ATGCTGCAGGCACCCCCAGCACGGTGGGGACCCCAGCAGGGATGTGCACTTGGGACGCCCTGCTGCAACGCCAGGTCTCGGAGCGGGGGGCCCACAGCCCTCCCGGGGGTGGCCGGGCGATGTCCCTGcgtccccagtgtccccaggaGGCCACTGCCCCGTTCCCATGGCTCGCCCGGCAGGACGCTGACCCgcctgctgcctctccctgcctgccaggACGCCAGCCCGGCCCTCGCCCGCGTCCCCGCCGGCCCCCCGCATCCCCACGGGACGGGCAGG GGCCCCGCGGTGGatgccctcccccccccggcccggcagCAGTTCGACATGCTCTACAAGATCGAGGACGTGCCCCCCTGGTACCTCTGCATCCTGCTGGGCTTCCAG CATTACCTGACCTGCTTCAGCGGCACCATCGCCGTCCCCTTCCTGCTGGCCGAGAGCCTGTGCGTGGGCAAGGACCAGCTGACCGTCAGCTACCTCATCGGCACCATCTTCACCTGCGTCGGCATCACCACCCTCATCCAGACCACCGTGGGCATCAG gctgcccctgTTCCAGGCGAGTGCGCTGGCCTTCCTCGTCCCCGCCAAGTCCATCCTGGCGCTGGAGAAGTGGCGGTGCCCGCCTGAAG AGCAGATCTATGGCAACTGGACGCTGCCGCTCAACACCTCCCACATCTGGCAGCCCCGCATGCGAGAG ATCCAGGGGGCCATCGTGGTGTCCAGCCTGGTGGAGGTGGTGATcgggctgctggggctccccGGGGCGCTGCTCAGCTACATCGGGCCGCTGACCGTCACCCCCACCGTCGCCCTCATCGGCCTCTCCGTCTTCCAGGCCGCCGGCGAGCGGGCCGGCTCGCACTGGGGCATCGCGGCGCT gTCCATCGTCCTCATCGTGCTGTTCGCCCAGTACCTGAGGAACGTCACCATCCGCCTGCCCGGGTACCGCTGGGGACGGGGCTTCGTCCTGCTGCGCGTGCAGATCTTCAAGATGTTCCCA ATCATCCTGGCCATCATGGTGGTGTGGCTGCTCTGCTACCTGCTGACGCGCACCGGCGtcttccccagcagccccgaGGAGTACGGCTACAAGGCCAGGACGGACGCGCGCGGGGAGATCCTCTCGGTGGCACCCTGGTTCCGTGTCCCCTACCCCT GTCAGTGGGGGCTGCCCACGGTGACCTCGGCGGCCGTGCTGGGCATGTTCAGCGCCACGCTGGCCGGCATCATCGAGTCCATCGGGGATTACTACTCCTGCGCGCGGCTGGCGGGAGCGCCCGCTCCCCCGGTGCATGCCATCAACAG GGGCATTTTCACAGAGGGCATCTCCTGCATCATTGCCGGGCTGCTGGGAACCGGCAACGgctccacctcctccagccccaaCATCGGCGTGCTGGGCATCACCAAG gtggggagcaggagggtgaTCCAGTACGGCGCCGGGATCATGATCGTCCTGGGGACCATCGGCAAGTTCACCGCGCTGTTCGCATCGCTGCCCGACCCCATCCTCGGCGGGATGTTCTGCACGCTGTTCG GCATGATCACGGCCGTCGGCCTCTCCAACCTGCAGTTCGTCGACATGAATTCCTCCCGCAACCTCTTCGTGCTGGGCTTCGCCATGTTTTTCGGGCTGACGCTGCCCAACTACCTGGATTCCAATCCCAAGGCCATTAACACAG GCGTCCCCGAGCTGGACCAGATCCTGACGGTGCTGCTGACGACCGAGATGTTTGTGGGGGGCTCCATCGCCTTCATCCTGGACAACACCATCCCGG GGACGCGCGAGGAGCGGGGACTGGTGCAGTGGAAGGCGGGCGCGCACGCCGACAGCACGTCCTCGGCCAGCCTGAAGAGCTACGACTTCCCCTTCGGGATGAGCGCGGTGCGGAGGTGCCGCTGGCTGCGGCACGTGCCCATCTGCCCGCTCTTCACCGGCTTCAGCTGGCGGCCGAGGAAAAGCCACGCGGCGGCCGAGGGCGCGCAGGACGGCGCCGACGGCCTCGTCGTCTGCACCAAGGTGTGA
- the MZB1 gene encoding marginal zone B- and B1-cell-specific protein, with the protein MRPVLAACLALSLVAGPGAGDGCQDPPSLSRSIPAPQLSAEELHSPHMPEPLRCDACHAIAFQLEEQLSKAEAKLGRKALRESDYVEVLERSCSQSWELYGVQELNGEKRLTGPGLPSQQPLSVAMTGGPWPSRLAKMCHSFVGEQGEEQLYGAHRRGPSALRELLCHGEKGPCPPPAGGKGGRPAPPKALQNEL; encoded by the exons ATGCGACCCGTGCTGGCGGCGTGCCTGGCCCTGAGCCTggtggcggggccgggggccggggatGGGTGCCAGGACCCCCCCTCCTTGTCCCGCTCCATCCCCGCGCCCCAGCTGAGCGCCGAGGAGCTGCACTCACCCCACATGCCCGAGCCCCTGCGCTGCGACGCCTGCCACGCCATCGCCTTCCAG ctggaggagcagctgagcaagGCAGAGGCGAAGCTGGGCAGGAAGGCGCTGCGTGAGTCCGACTACGTGGAGGTGCTGGAGCGGAGCTGCTcgcagagctgggagct CTACGGCGTGCAGGAGCTGAACGGGGAGAAGCGGCTgacggggccggggctgccgaGCCAGCAGCCCCTGAGCGTGGCGATGACGGGGGGGCCGTGGCCCAGCAG GCTGGCCAAGATGTGCCACAGCTTCGTGGGCGAGCAGGGCGAGGAGCAGCTCTACGGGGCGCACCGACGAGGCCCCTCGGCGCTGCGGGAGCTGCTGTGCCACGGCGAGAAGGGGCCCTGCCCCCCTCCAGCAGGGGGCAAAGGGGGGCGCCCGGCCCCCCCCAAGGCGCTGCAGAACGAGCTGTAg
- the PROB1 gene encoding proline-rich basic protein 1, which yields MIPRGKRDAGRPAELPGPEGITEGHRSVWEEDGRLSVLPRDDLPKSMSDSSVSSYHSALCSETTDTFKDCLEFLEEEDAGRHTATPPRGPPAGPPPHGPVPSPRLERARQAQLSVTAKNSSAPGRGGRMGPLRGDRPPAAAFGDRPGAAAPGTMLGEGRRARRSGGASDSDEADGEVRALTARSFRSLSGLPGTRLDMCSSHTSSSLSNSLSEDGGGGRRWAACGEPRGAELPGLTGKELFECVDVELESSDAKKGHGKKRTVPKRQIQLKRKERKETGFFPWGDASAPQPLPPTRKEPPGKGRAVGEDFRFNYKQFMKTASLDDASSKTRMASSLVKNVLAKKMQYEQWISKMEQKSLRGSSTSSGPSSVGTDLLGDGLEGKSSSLSKSDCSISAEDMRCPRGCERLGAASTTRPAKGVVLSEATRENVCKLKTTFNELNERMKYQEVMQCQRLPAEEHTSERTRYRRARALFEGYAGDRKPLDITPKFEKVQKPWPSLKQRAIRPSRPEVVPFEPKSLAFPDVPPRGVFTSRAQEVKLVPQSRWEEKPPPAPREPPSPSTPAAAPAELGNKGKVQIPQPRDVRKLLKNSYSLCFGTTRGPPASGPARESTGEPAPPSPLVIHCTSVCRREPAPSLVPPADRDVGTAGGQEAEAAHAEGTATVTGTRPARGSPVHITKVQSTRREVAATEGPQLSPAASPACRQRSELRVPPRAVSGGDAHVESHLHVLVGPRPPPVAGEGSPARSGAVLRTEKTLVLPPPPSPTEGEEEHGRGVAAGDGATGDQHHGGKDGPGDGQDTRAMKPAVRCAVKPPASEPGSWLASAGSHGAADGTSPAAPIRGREAGDGPSVPTGPLPTRPPDRRESWEHVTKWPGASEPHLPAAPVENSNYLTIPVKAPKSSPVPKLPSVPNPATASFGAPLTPHPASVSFGTPSVPNPATASFGTPSVSNPATASFGTPSVPHPATASFGTAAVPNPASTSFGTPLVPSATNSPFGFPSASSMSFGTPSVPNLTNTSFGTPLIPYPVSASFMTPLVPSAASASFGTASVPRLANPTFGTPLAPNLPSAPFVTPSVPKPASSSFGTPSATNPVPASLGSPSVPSLARAPLGTGVSALPAGESPWNKPFPEPPQPRPPEVPQPPAQPQPRLEDAPRRTEGSSPSSKSAPSPTRPFNPHPAAQRRMLVDPDSGKCYYMEPPRQPQLKTLYDPETGQYVEVLIPPVPVASHAGLYQAPFNPLLYSVPYVPYGSFPGLPAPAPPAAPSPAHPDVQGQLPAAENPGGFPGTFSPDPKGEGPPAAAGADCGYLESLYYIPTGMRASPGPGQPPARASPAGPEQGPLPPM from the exons ATGATCCCCCGTGGCAAGAGGGACGCCGGCCGCCCAGCTGAGCTGCCTGGCCCCGAAGGCATCACCGAAGGACATCGCTCTGTCTGGGAGGAGGACGGCCGCCTCTCCGTCCTGCCCCGCGACGACCTCCCCAAGAGCATGTCCGACTCCTCCGTCTCCTCCTACCACTCGGCGCTATGCTCGGAGACGACAGACACCTTCAAGGACTGCCTGGAGttcctggaggaggaggacgcGGGCCGCCACACCGCCACACCGCCCCGGGGTCCCCCCGCGGGCCCCCCGCCGCACGGCCCCGTCCCCAGCCCGCGGCTGGAGCGCGCCCGGCAGGCTCAGCTGTCCGTCACCGCTAAGAATAGCTCGGCGCCAGGCCGCGGGGGCAGGATGGGTCCCCTCCGCGGGGACCGGCCGCCCGCCGCTGCCTTTGGGGACCGGCCGGGCGCGGCGGCACCGGGGACGATGCTCGGCGAGGGGCGGCGGGCCAGGCGGAGCGGCGGGGCCAGCGACTCGGACGAGGCCGACGGCGAGGTGCGGGCGCTGACAGCCAGGTCCTTCCGAAGCCTCTCGGGCCTTCCCGGCACCCGGCTGGACATGTGCAGCTCCCACacctcctccagcctctccaACTCGCTGTCGGAGGACGGCGGTGGAGGACGGCGGTGGGCAGCgtgcggggagccccggggtgctgagctgcctggccTGACGGGTAAGGAGCTGTTTGAGTGCGTGGACGTGGAGCTGGAGAGCAGCGACGCCAAGAAGGGGCACGGCAAGAAGAGGACCGTCCCCAAGCGGCAGATCCAGCtcaagaggaaggagaggaaggagacgGGGTTCTTCCCTTGGGGGGATGCCTCAGCCCCCCAGCCGCTGCCCCCCACCAGAAAGGAGCCCCCAGGCAAGGGCAGAGCCGTTGGTGAGGACTTCAGGTTCAACTACAAGCAGTTCATGAAGACAGCCTCCCTGGACGATGCCTCCAGTAAGACCCGGATGGCCTCCAGCCTGGTGAAAAACGTCCTAGCCAAGAAGATGCAGTACGAGCAGTGGATTAGTAAGATGGAGCAGAAATCGCTGAGGGGCAGCTCGACCTCCTCAGGGCCGTCCTCAGTCGGCACCGACCTGCTCGGGGATGGCCTGGAGGGCAAGTCCAGCTCGCTCTCCAAGTCCGACTGCAGCATCTCCGCCGAGGACATGCGGTGTCCTCGGGGCTGCgagaggctgggggctgccagcaccacccGGCCGGCCAAGGGGGTCGTGCTGAGCGAGGCGACAAGGGAGAATGTCTGCAAGCTGAAGACGACCTTCAACGAGCTCAACGAGAGGATGAAGTACCAGGAGGTGATGCAGTGCCAGCGCCTGCCCGCCGAGGAGCACACGTCGGAGAGGACCCGCTACCGGCGAGCGCGCGCCTTGTTCGAAGGCTACGCTGGGGACAGGAAGCCGCTGGACATCACCCCAAAATTTGAGAAAGTGCAGAAGCCATGGCCCAGCTTGAAGCAGCGAGCCATCCGCCCCAGCAGGCCCGAAGTAGTCCCGTTTGAGCCCAAAAGCTTGGCATTTCCCGATGTGCCACCCCGGGGCGTCTTCACGTCCCGGGCGCAGGAGGTGAAGCTGGTGCCGCAGAGCCGGTGGGAGGAGAAGCCACCGCCAGCACCCCGAGAGCCACCgagccccagcacccctgcGGCCGCCCCTGCTGAGCTGGGGAACAAAGGCAAGGTGCAAATCCCGCAGCCGCGGGACGTGCGCAAGCTGCTGAAGAACAGCTACAGCCTCTGCTTCGGCACCACCCGCGGCCCCCCAGCCTCTGGCCCCGCCAGGGAAAGCACCGGGGAGCCCGCGCCACCATCCCCGCTCGTCATCCACTGCACCTCCGTCTGCCGCCGTGAGCCGGCGCCGAGCCTCGTGCCACCGGCAGACAGGGACGTGGGGACAGCTGGTGGCCAAGAGGCGGAGGCAGCACATGCTGAAGGGACGGCGACGGTCACCGGCACCCGCCCCGCGCGGGGCTCGCCCGTGCACATCACCAAAGTCCAGTCCACGCGGAGAGAGGTGGCTGCCACCGAGGgtccccagctcagccctgctgcatcCCCTGCGTGTCGCCAGCGGAGCGAGCTCAGGGTGCCACCGCGCGCGGTGAGCGGGGGGGACGCGCACGTGGAGTCCCACCTCCACGTCCTGGTCGGCCCACGGCCCCCGCCggtggctggggagggctcTCCAGCTCGGAGCGGAGCCGTGCTGCGGACGGAGAAGACCCTTGTCCTCCCACCACCACCGAGCCCcacagagggagaggaggaacaCGGTCGTGGCGTCGCTGCAGGGGATGGCGCCACAGGGGACCAGCATCATGGTGGCAAGGACGGCCCAGGGGATGGCCAGGACACCCGTGCCATGAAACCAGCGGTGAGATGTGCGGTAAAGCCACCCGCCAGCGAGCCGGGCAGCTGGCTGGCCTCGGCGGGGAGCCATGGTGCTGCAGATGGcaccagccccgctgccccAATTCGAGGGAGGGAGGCTGGCGACGGTCCTTCTGTCCCCACTGGGCCACTCCCCACCAGGCCACCAGACCGGAGGGAGAGCTGGGAGCACGTAACGAAGTGGCCGGGAGCCAGCGAGCCGCACCTTCCTGCCGCCCCAGTGGAGAACTCCAACTACTTGACAATTCCCGTGAAAGCCCCCAAATCCTCCCCAGTGCCAAAGCTGCCCTCGGTTCCCAACCCGGCCACCGCATCCTTCGGGGCTCCCTTAACTCCCCATCCAGCCAGTGTGTCCTTTGGGACCCCTTCTGTCCCCAATCCAGCCACTGCATCGTTTGGGACCCCCTCGGTCTCCAATCCAGCCACTGCATCGTTTGGGACCCCCTCGGTCCCCCA TCCAGCCACTGCATCCTTTGGGACCGCTGCAGTCCCCAACCCGGCCAGCACATCCTTTGGGACTCCTTTGGTCCCCAGCGCAACCAACTCACCTTTTGGCTTCCCATCAGCCTCCAGCATGTCCTTTGGCACGCCCTCAGTCCCCAACCTGACCAACACATCTTTTGGGACACCTCTGATCCCCTACCCAGTGAGCGCATCCTTTATGACCCCCTTGGTCCCCAGTGCAGCCTCTGCATCCTTTGGGACCGCTTCAGTCCCAAGGCTGGCCAACCCAACCTTTGGGACCCCCTTGGCCCCCAACCTACCCAGCGCACCCTTTGTGACCCCCTCCGTCCCCAAACCAGCCAGCTCATCCTTTGGGACCCCCTCGGCCACCAACCCAGTCCCTGCTTCCC TTGGGTCCCCGTCAGTCCCCAGCCTGGCCAGGGCTCCGCTGGGGACTGGTGTTTCcgccctgcctgctggggaaTCCCCGTGGAACAAACCCTTCCccgagcccccccagccccggccccccgaggtgccacagcccccagcccagccccagcctcgcCTGGAGGACGCTCCCCGGAGGACCGAGGGCTCCTCGCCAAGCAGCAAGAGCGCGCCGAGCCCCACGCGGCCCTTCAATCCCCATCCGGCCGCGCAACGCAGGATGCTCGTCGATCCCGACAGCGGCAAATGCTACTACATGGAGCCGCCGCGGCAGCCCCAGCTGAAAACGCTCTACGACCCCGAGACGGGGCAGTACGTGGAGGTGCTCATCCCACCGGTGCCCGTGGCGTCGCACGCTGGGCTCTACCAAGCTCCCTTCAACCCCTTGCTCTACAGCGTGCCCTACGTGCCCTACGGCAGCTTCCCAGGGCTGCCGGCacccgcgccgcccgccgccccctccccggcacACCCCGACGTGCAGGGCCAGCTGCCGGCTGCCGAAAACCCCGGGGGCTTCCCCGGGACCTTCAGCCCCGATCCCAAGGGCGAGGGGCCGCCCGCTGCGGCGGGGGCCGACTGCGGGTACCTGGAGAGCCTGTACTACATCCCCACGGGGATGCgggccagccccggccccggccagCCCCCCGCCCGCGCCAGCCCTGCCGGCCCCGAGCAGGGGCCGCTGCCCCCCATGTGA